A single genomic interval of Oscillospiraceae bacterium harbors:
- a CDS encoding alpha-L-fucosidase, with translation MMTESESRFPVRTVHIDFHTSPHIRDVACDFKADEFAAIFAKANADSVCVFAKCHHGMLYYNTIRPERHPGLPAGLDLLSEQVEALHKQRILAPIYLSVQCDEYAAENHPDWVAVDSDDKQVKWAAPFEAGWRIMDMSSPYQDYLADQLDEVLKKFAPADGIIFDMCWDQPSISKYACDGMKKRGYDPQNENDRNKYAREVACGYMERYRKMVDDAHRGHPEPMVWFNSRPKMNLNIEKKYINHILIECLPTGGAGYSMFPYVVRYVRPFGLPTISHSSRFNKAWGDFGGLKPDAAMRYECCLMMSQGIGLGMGDQLHPRGTLDKPVYEMLGKIYGYVKDCEPWYRGGKLKSEVAVLIDPELGDSPGPAGIGITRLMQELRCQYDLLPPEADFQNYRLVIVSEMVKADAFLRDKLREFAKNGGALLFSGSAALCEKGQPVMQELGISAHGDSPYSVSYLKPDETMAKTLPDMVHVVYERAFRMKASDDAQTLYEAIDPYFERTYEHFCSHGQTPYDKPSGYSAVVQKGQIVTFAFPIFTDYGKNASFPHRLILKNCINRIMPEPLVRDNGPTHLETTVVEKDGKTVVHLISYYPLRKTETMDIIDNPFPLVNLRLSVRLSKSPAHAILAPSGKEIPFEYKDGRAEVTVDCLDGHVMVVFDAV, from the coding sequence ATGATGACTGAGAGTGAATCGCGTTTCCCTGTACGCACCGTACATATAGATTTTCACACAAGCCCGCATATTCGCGACGTGGCGTGCGATTTTAAAGCCGACGAATTCGCGGCCATTTTTGCAAAGGCAAACGCCGACAGTGTTTGTGTCTTCGCTAAATGCCACCACGGCATGCTCTATTATAATACAATACGCCCCGAGCGCCATCCGGGACTGCCTGCGGGATTGGATTTGCTTTCGGAACAGGTTGAAGCGCTGCATAAACAAAGAATTTTGGCACCCATTTATCTTAGTGTCCAGTGCGACGAATATGCAGCCGAAAATCATCCCGATTGGGTTGCCGTCGACTCGGACGACAAACAAGTGAAGTGGGCCGCGCCGTTCGAAGCGGGCTGGCGGATCATGGACATGTCAAGCCCCTATCAGGATTACCTTGCCGATCAGCTGGATGAAGTTTTAAAGAAATTTGCCCCGGCGGACGGAATCATCTTTGACATGTGCTGGGATCAACCCAGCATCTCCAAATACGCCTGCGACGGGATGAAAAAGCGCGGTTACGATCCGCAGAATGAGAATGACCGAAATAAATATGCCCGCGAAGTCGCGTGCGGCTATATGGAGCGTTACCGGAAGATGGTCGACGATGCCCACCGGGGACATCCTGAACCGATGGTCTGGTTCAACAGCCGCCCCAAGATGAACTTGAACATCGAGAAAAAATATATCAATCATATCTTAATCGAGTGCCTCCCGACAGGCGGCGCGGGTTATTCGATGTTTCCGTATGTCGTCCGTTATGTCCGTCCGTTCGGTCTGCCGACCATCAGCCACTCCTCTCGCTTCAATAAGGCCTGGGGGGACTTCGGCGGACTGAAACCGGACGCCGCTATGAGATATGAGTGCTGCCTGATGATGAGCCAGGGCATCGGTTTGGGAATGGGCGATCAGCTGCACCCGCGCGGCACATTGGACAAACCGGTATACGAAATGCTTGGCAAGATCTACGGGTATGTGAAGGACTGTGAGCCTTGGTATCGCGGCGGGAAACTCAAGAGCGAAGTTGCGGTGCTGATCGACCCCGAACTCGGCGACAGCCCCGGACCCGCCGGAATCGGTATTACGCGTCTGATGCAGGAACTGCGCTGCCAATACGATCTCTTGCCGCCCGAAGCGGATTTCCAAAACTACCGGCTTGTGATCGTCTCCGAAATGGTCAAAGCAGACGCTTTCCTCAGAGATAAACTTCGCGAATTTGCTAAAAATGGCGGCGCGTTGTTATTTTCGGGAAGCGCAGCGCTCTGTGAAAAAGGACAGCCCGTAATGCAGGAACTCGGCATCTCCGCCCACGGGGATTCGCCCTACTCCGTCTCCTATTTGAAACCCGATGAGACAATGGCAAAGACCTTGCCGGATATGGTTCATGTGGTCTATGAGCGCGCTTTCAGAATGAAAGCCTCAGACGACGCACAAACTTTATACGAGGCGATTGACCCCTATTTCGAGCGGACCTACGAGCATTTCTGCTCTCATGGCCAGACGCCTTACGATAAACCGTCAGGATATTCAGCGGTTGTTCAAAAAGGGCAAATCGTCACATTCGCGTTTCCGATTTTCACGGATTATGGCAAGAATGCGAGTTTCCCCCACCGCCTGATCTTGAAAAACTGTATCAATCGGATCATGCCCGAACCGCTTGTCAGAGATAACGGTCCGACCCATCTTGAGACGACTGTGGTGGAGAAAGACGGTAAAACGGTGGTGCACTTGATCAGCTATTACCCCTTGCGTAAAACCGAGACCATGGATATCATCGATAACCCTTTCCCGCTCGTGAATCTACGATTGTCGGTCCGGTTATCGAAATCACCCGCTCATGCAATCCTTGCGCCGTCCGGAAAAGAAATCCCTTTTGAATATAAGGACGGACGAGCCGAGGTGACCGTCGACTGCCTTGATGGTCATGTCATGGTGGTTTTTGACGCAGTATAA
- a CDS encoding uroporphyrinogen decarboxylase family protein has protein sequence MSYADGMSAINLEMPARVPRTEYSAHGHWDLIKAVTGIEVSPNSPDEVKNRASQTFIKAWNYDFFWNILIGEDIFGDRRTRMGHAVYAAGGVDYDNKLISLFSDPEDVFDFDPMEFYGEIDKREWIGKFNKQYAKMNGEFTDLVNMTGIYVTCMSGLIAMLGWDTLLSAAGIDPKKFGEFANRYCIWIKQFFDALAESDAPVVMIHDDIVWTEGAFLHPDWYRKFLFPNYKKMFAPLIESGKKIMYTSDGSYTEFIDDIAGCGVHGFVMEPTTDMKYIAEKYGKTHVFIGNADTRILLLGTKEEIRAEVKRCMDIGKKCPGFFMAVGNHIPANTPVENALYYNEVYEELSRR, from the coding sequence ATGTCATATGCCGATGGGATGTCCGCAATCAATCTGGAGATGCCGGCCAGAGTGCCGCGTACCGAATATTCTGCGCACGGCCACTGGGATCTGATCAAAGCCGTGACCGGTATCGAAGTCAGCCCGAACAGCCCCGACGAGGTGAAAAACCGAGCCAGTCAAACATTTATAAAGGCGTGGAATTATGATTTTTTCTGGAATATTTTAATCGGAGAAGATATTTTCGGGGACAGGCGAACCCGGATGGGGCATGCCGTCTATGCAGCAGGCGGGGTCGATTATGACAATAAGCTCATTTCCCTGTTCTCCGACCCCGAGGATGTGTTTGATTTTGACCCGATGGAGTTCTACGGCGAGATCGACAAGCGCGAGTGGATTGGGAAATTCAATAAGCAATACGCTAAAATGAACGGCGAATTTACCGATCTGGTCAATATGACCGGTATCTATGTCACCTGCATGTCCGGACTGATTGCGATGCTCGGCTGGGATACCCTTCTGTCAGCGGCGGGCATTGATCCAAAAAAATTCGGCGAATTCGCGAACCGTTATTGCATATGGATCAAACAATTCTTCGATGCCCTGGCCGAGTCCGATGCACCGGTTGTGATGATTCACGACGACATTGTCTGGACCGAGGGCGCGTTTTTACACCCCGACTGGTATCGGAAATTCCTGTTTCCGAATTATAAAAAGATGTTCGCGCCTTTGATTGAGAGCGGCAAAAAGATCATGTATACCTCCGATGGTAGTTACACCGAATTCATCGACGACATCGCGGGCTGCGGTGTCCACGGGTTTGTAATGGAGCCGACCACAGATATGAAGTACATTGCCGAAAAATACGGCAAGACCCATGTTTTTATCGGCAACGCAGATACCCGCATTTTATTGCTCGGCACCAAAGAGGAGATTCGGGCCGAGGTCAAGCGCTGCATGGACATCGGTAAAAAATGCCCGGGCTTCTTTATGGCTGTGGGCAACCACATCCCCGCCAACACTCCGGTCGAAAACGCGCTTTATTATAACGAAGTTTATGAGGAACTGAGCAGAAGATAA
- a CDS encoding uroporphyrinogen decarboxylase family protein — MQEMNAVERVTAAMECKPVDRPPVFPVITFMHASRVSGHKVSQVILNPPLNYDTLYAAWELYGFDGFEVAAYNEFPVFYEQLTGKYIDGMLHLVKKDTGEPVSRFPDEDDQDLWINPTRVPLEQIPSLKYLTADELLEKGYMDGARDLAKRINRRAFLAGHAAGQTMNPLVALRGSETAIFDLLDSPELVHEAMKHFTLQSIEVGKAFARIGFQGIYMGDAWASASVISPQLFEEFCLPRYRQATDAFHALGMKVYLHICGNSAPLFDLMAATGVDAIEPLDPLGGVKLEDAKARLGGRVCLKGGINTLTLLNGTVEQVCNETRWCLELFRNQTGYIFGTGDDIPRDAPVENVLAMCRECKSFSN; from the coding sequence ATGCAGGAAATGAACGCCGTCGAGCGCGTCACCGCTGCAATGGAATGCAAACCCGTTGACAGGCCGCCTGTCTTTCCGGTCATCACGTTTATGCACGCCTCTCGTGTAAGCGGGCACAAGGTGTCTCAGGTCATCCTCAATCCCCCGTTGAATTATGATACGTTATACGCCGCATGGGAACTATACGGATTTGACGGTTTTGAGGTTGCCGCTTATAATGAATTCCCGGTCTTTTATGAGCAACTTACCGGAAAGTACATCGACGGGATGCTGCATCTTGTCAAAAAAGATACCGGAGAACCTGTCAGCCGCTTCCCTGACGAAGACGATCAAGACCTTTGGATAAATCCGACCCGTGTGCCGCTGGAACAGATTCCCTCGCTCAAATACTTGACTGCCGACGAACTGCTTGAAAAAGGATATATGGACGGCGCGCGAGATTTGGCAAAACGGATTAACAGACGGGCTTTTTTAGCCGGACATGCAGCGGGACAGACGATGAATCCGCTGGTCGCGCTGCGCGGTTCCGAAACTGCGATTTTTGATCTGCTCGATTCACCTGAGTTGGTGCATGAGGCCATGAAGCACTTTACGCTTCAGAGCATTGAGGTGGGCAAGGCATTCGCCCGCATCGGATTTCAGGGCATCTATATGGGAGATGCCTGGGCCAGCGCCTCGGTCATCTCCCCGCAGCTTTTCGAAGAGTTTTGCCTGCCCCGCTACCGGCAGGCGACCGATGCTTTTCACGCGCTCGGCATGAAGGTCTACTTACATATCTGCGGCAATTCCGCACCGCTTTTCGATCTGATGGCAGCAACCGGTGTCGACGCGATTGAACCGCTCGACCCGCTCGGCGGAGTTAAACTGGAAGACGCAAAAGCGCGACTCGGAGGCCGCGTCTGCCTCAAAGGCGGCATTAACACGCTTACGCTTTTGAACGGCACAGTCGAGCAAGTATGCAATGAAACCCGCTGGTGTCTGGAACTGTTCCGCAATCAAACCGGTTATATTTTCGGCACAGGCGATGATATCCCGCGTGATGCGCCCGTTGAAAATGTGCTTGCGATGTGCCGGGAATGCAAAAGCTTTTCAAATTAA